A part of Onthophagus taurus isolate NC chromosome 7, IU_Otau_3.0, whole genome shotgun sequence genomic DNA contains:
- the LOC111418884 gene encoding tubulin alpha-1 chain: MRECISVHVGQAGVQIGNACWELYCLEHGIQPDGQMPSDKTVGGGDDSFNTFFSETGAGKHVPRAVFVDLEPTVVDEVRTGTYRQLFHPEQLITGKEDAANNYARGHYTIGKEIVDLVLDRIRKLADQCTGLQGFLIFHSFGGGTGSGFTSLLMERLSVDYGKKSKLEFAIYPAPQVSTAVVEPYNSILTTHTTLEHSDCAFMVDNEAIYDICRRNLDIERPTYTNLNRLIGQIVSSITASLRFDGALNVDLTEFQTNLVPYPRIHFPLVTYAPVISAEKAYHEQLSVAEITNACFEPANQMVKCDPRHGKYMACCMLYRGDVVPKDVNAAIATIKTKRTIQFVDWCPTGFKVGINYQPPTVVPGGDLAKVQRAVCMLSNTTAIAEAWARLDHKFDLMYAKRAFVHWYVGEGMEEGEFSEAREDLAALEKDYEEVGMDSGEGEGEGAEEY; the protein is encoded by the exons atg cGTGAATGTATCTCAGTTCATGTTGGCCAAGCTGGCGTCCAAATTGGTAACGCTTGCTGGGAGTTGTACTGCCTTGAACATGGTATTCAACCCGATGGGCAAATGCCCAGTGACAAAACCGTTGGGGGAGGCGACGACAGTTTCAACACTTTCTTCAGCGAAACTGGTGCTGGGAAACACGTTCCTCGCGCAGTTTTCGTTGATTTGGAACCCACTGTTGTTGATGAAGTAAGAACTGGAACATACAGACAATTGTTCCACCCAGAACAACTTATCACCGGAAAGGAAGATGCTGCCAATAACTATGCCAGGGGTCATTATACGATTGGAAAAGAAATTGTCGATTTGGTTTTAGACAGGATTCGTAAATTGGCTGATCAATGTACTGGTCTTCAAGGATTCTTGATTTTCCACTCATTTGGAGGTGGAACTGGTTCTGGCTTCACTTCTTTACTCATGGAACGTTTGTCTGTCGATTATGGAAAGAAATCTAAATTGGAATTTGCAATCTACCCAGCTCCCCAGGTTTCCACAGCAGTTGTTGAGCCATACAATTCCATCTTGACCACCCACACCACCTTGGAACATTCCGATTGCGCATTCATGGTCGACAACGAAGCCATCTATGACATCTGCAGACGTAATTTGGATATTGAGCGCCCTACATACACCAACTTGAACCGTTTGATTGGCCAAATTGTTTCCTCCATCACCGCTTCCTTACGTTTCGATGGTGCCCTCAATGTCGACCTTACTGAATTCCAAACTAACTTGGTTCCATATCCTCGTATCCATTTCCCTCTCGTTACATACGCCCCTGTTATTTCCGCTGAAAAAGCTTATCATGAACAACTTTCCGTAGCTGAAATTACCAACGCTTGTTTTGAACCTGCCAACCAAATGGTAAAATGCGATCCTCGTCATGGTAAATACATGGCTTGTTGCATGTTGTATCGTGGAGATGTCGTCCCTAAGGATGTAAACGCCGCGATTGCCACCATCAAAACTAAACGTACCATCCAATTCGTCGATTGGTGTCCAACCGGTTTCAAAGTTGGTATTAACTATCAACCACCAACAGTTGTCCCAGGTGGAGATTTAGCTAAGGTTCAACGCGCCGTCTGCATGTTATCCAACACGACTGCTATTGCTGAAGCTTGGGCCCGTTTGGATCATAAATTCGATTTGATGTACGCTAAACGCGCTTTCGTTCATTGGTACGTTGGTGAAGGTATGGAAGAAGGTGAATTTTCCGAAGCTCGCGAAGATTTAGCCGCTCTTGAAAAGGATTACGAAGAGGTTGGAATGGATTCTGGTGAAGGCGAAGGAGAAGGAGCAGAAGAGTATTAA
- the LOC139430369 gene encoding ubiquitin-like protein NEDD8, with product MMLKILTLTGTELEVDVEPTDRVQTIKEKLEELEGIPHDQQRLIYQGKKLKDDQPISTYKLKGGTVLHLVVALRGGK from the coding sequence atgatgttaaaaattttaacactaacCGGCACCGAGCTTGAGGTCGACGTCGAACCGACCGATCGCGTTCAAACTATTAAAGAAAAGCTTGAAGAACTCGAAGGGATACCACACGACCAACAACGGTTGATTTATCAAGGAAAAAAACTCAAAGACGACCAACCGATCAGCACTTACAAATTGAAAGGAGGAACCGTTTTACATTTAGTAGTCGCCTTAAGAGGTGGGAAATGA
- the LOC111418883 gene encoding cytochrome P450 4C1-like — MNLLQEVFFTFFLAVIVYFIFEWITRDRVNKIINKIPGPIRVPIIGTTYRLFLFPKEELFKRAKVHLRNYGPIIRTWLGSTPVVHLLEPKDIELILNNSVQITKSSMYDSVRPWLGDGLLTSTGKKWFTHRKLITPTFHFTILENFMEIFVEKSKLLVTNLQNKTITEVFDLYPHITNCTLDIICETAMGIQINAMSDPNNEYVKNVSHITKETVDRLMKPWLHPDFIYYKTNQGKRYKKYLSNLHDFTTKVIKERKEKLITKSKTDQTNESNSSEPDVIGGKVRKAFLDLLLESPINLTDMELREEVDTFMFEGHDTTTAGICWSLFLLGNHPDIQEEVFREITTVFEESNDGETLTINDLGKLKLLERCVKEALRLFPSVPTIGRKLTNDVKLEKYLLPAECTINLQIFLVHHDEKIYPHPEKFDPDRFLPHNIKNRHPYAYIPFSAGPRNCIGQKFAMYEEKTILAYILKHYKVTAIESQETVKPMMELILRPKNGLLVKLESRKS, encoded by the exons atgaatcTTTTACAGGAAgtgttttttacattttttctaGCTgtgattgtttattttatttttgaatggATTACAAGAGACAgagtaaacaaaattattaataaaattccaGGACCTATAAGAGTGCCTATAATTGGAACTACTTATAGACTATTTTTATTCCCAAAAGAag aactttttaagagagcaaaagtacatcTAAGAAATTATGGCCCTATCATAAGAACTTGGCTCGGTAGTACTCCTGTCGTCCATTTATTAGAACCTAAAGACATCGAG ttaattttgaataattctgTGCAAATAACTAAATCATCGATGTATGATAGCGTCCGTCCATGGTTGGGGGATGGTTTATTAACTTCAACAGGGAAAAAGTGGTTCACTCatagaaaattaataacaccAACGTTTCATTTTACCATTTTGGAGAATTTTATGGAAATTTTCGTCGAAAAGAGCAAATTATTAGTgacaaatttacaaaataaaaccattacGGAAGTTTTCGATTTATATCCACACATTACAAATTGTACATTAGACATTATTTGTG aAACGGCTATGGGAATACAAATTAACGCAATGAGCGATCCAAATAATgaatatgtgaaaaatgttTCCCA CATTACTAAAGAAACCGTTGATCGTTTAATGAAACCCTGGTTACACCCCGATTTTATCTATTATAAAACCAACCAAGGTAAacgatacaaaaaatatttatcaaatttgcaCGATTTTACAACCAAAGTAATAAAAGAACggaaagaaaaattgattacTAAATCCAAAACCGATCAAACAAACGAATCAAACTCATCTGAACCGGATGTAATCGGTGGGAAAGTTCGGAAAGCGTTTTTAGACCTTTTATTGGAGTCTCCCATTAATTTAACCGACATGGAACTAAGAGAAGAAGTGGATACTTTTATGTTTgag GGTCATGATACAACAACGGCAGGTATATGTtggagtttatttttattaggaAATCACCCCGACATCCAAGAAGAAGTGTTTCGGGAAATTACCACCGTTTTTGAAGAGTCTAATGATGGTGAAACTTTAACCATTAACGAtttaggaaaattaaaattgttggaaCGGTGTGTTAAAGAAGCATTGAGACTATTTCCAAGTGTACCAACAATAGGGAGGAAGTTAACCAATGATGTTAAATTAG aaaaatactTACTTCCTGCTGAATGTACTATAAACCTACAGATTTTCTTAGTACATCATGATGAGAAAATCTATCCGCATCCAGAAAAATTTGATCCTGATCGATTTTTACctcataatataaaaaatagacACCCTTATGCTTATATTCCTTTTAGTGCCGGACCTAGAAATTGTATag GACAAAAATTTGCAATGTATGAAGAAAAAACTATACTCGcctacattttaaaacattataaaGTCACCGCCATTGAATCCCAAGAAACAGTTAAACCAATgatggaattaattttaagaccTAAAAATGGTCTTTTAGTCAAATTAGAATCAAGAAAATCTTAG
- the LOC111418885 gene encoding tubulin alpha-1 chain-like, whose amino-acid sequence MRECISVHVGQAGVQIGNSCWELYCLEHGIQPDGQMPSDKAAGGGDDSFNTFFSETGAGKHVPRAVFVDLEPTVVDEVRTGTYRQLFHPEQLITGKEDAANNYARGHYTIGKEIVDIVLDRVRKLADQCTGLQGFLIFHSFGGGTGSGFTSLLMERLSVDYGKKSKLEFAIYPAPQVSTAVVEPYNSILTTHTTLEHSDCAFMVDNEAIYDICRRNLDIERPSYTNLNRLIGQIVSSITASLRFDGALNVDLTEFQTNLVPYPRIHFPLVTYAPVISAEKAYHEQLSVAEITNACFEPANQMVKCDPRHGKYMACCMLYRGDVVPKDVNAAIATIKTKRTIQFVDWCPTGFKVGINYQPPTVVPGGDLAKVQRAVCMLSNTTAIAEAWARLDHKFDLMYAKRAFVHWYVGEGMEEGEFSEAREDLAALEKDYEEVGMDSGEAEGEGEEY is encoded by the exons ATg cgTGAATGTATCTCAGTTCATGTTGGCCAAGCGGGCGTCCAAATTGGTAATTCTTGCTGGGAATTGTACTGCCTTGAGCATGGCATCCAACCCGATGGTCAAATGCCCAGTGATAAAGCCGCTGGAGGAGGAGATGACAGTTTTAACACTTTCTTCAGCGAGACTGGTGCTGGGAAACACGTTCCACGAGCAGTTTTTGTTGATTTGGAACCCACAGTTGTAGATGAAGTGAGAACTGGAACATACAGACAACTATTCCATCCAGAACAACTTATTACTGGCAAAGAAGACGCTGCCAATAACTATGCTAGGGGTCATTATACGATTGGAAAAGAAATTGTCGATATAGTTTTAGACCGGGTTCGTAAATTGGCTGATCAATGTACTGGTCTTCAAGGTTTCTTAATTTTCCATTCCTTTGGAGGTGGAACTGGTTCTGGATTCACATCCCTGCTCATGGAACGTTTGTCTGTTGATTATGGAAAGAAATCAAAGCTGGAATTTGCGATCTACCCAGCTCCACAGGTTTCCACAGCAGTCGTTGAGCCATACAATTCCATTTTAACCACCCATACCACTTTAGAACACTCCGATTGTGCTTTTATGGTCGATAATGAAGCCATCTATGACATCTGCAGACGTAATTTGGATATCGAACGCCCGTCGTACACCAACTTAAATCGTTTGATTGGCCAAATCGTTTCTTCAATCACCGCCTCCTTACGTTTTGATGGTGCCCTCAATGTCGACCTTACTGAATTCCAAACTAACTTGGTTCCATATCCTCGTATCCATTTCCCTCTCGTTACATACGCCCCTGTTATTTCCGCCGAAAAAGCTTATCATGAACAACTTTCCGTAGCTGAAATTACCAACGCTTGTTTCGAACCTGCCAACCAAATGGTAAAATGCGATCCTCGTCATGGTAAATACATGGCTTGTTGCATGCTGTATCGTGGAGATGTCGTCCCTAAAGATGTAAACGCCGCGATTGCCACCATCAAGACTAAACGTACCATCCAATTCGTTGATTGGTGTCCAACTGGTTTTAAAGTTGGTATTAATTATCAACCACCAACGGTTGTCCCAGGTGGAGATCTGGCTAAGGTTCAACGCGCCGTTTGCATGTTATCAAACACGACGGCTATTGCTGAAGCTTGGGCTCGTTTAGAtcataaatttgatttgatgTATGCTAAACGTGCTTTTGTTCATTGGTATGTTGGTGAAGGTATGGAAGAAGGAGAATTTTCTGAAGCCCGTGAAGATTTGGCTGCCCTCGAAAAGGATTATGAAGAGGTTGGAATGGATTCTGGAGAAGCTGAAGGAGAAGGAGAAGAATATTAA